Proteins encoded together in one Altererythrobacter epoxidivorans window:
- a CDS encoding sterol desaturase family protein: protein MPDWILPVVIVIATVFAMEWVAWASHKYIMHGWGWGWHRDHHEPHDNLLEKNDLYAIVGAAMSISMFAVGSPMIMEASAWWPGTWIGLGILFYGIIYTLVHDGLVHQRYFRWVPKRGYAKRLVQAHKLHHATIGKEGGVSFGFVLARDPVKLKAELKRQREAGIAVVRDSAGA from the coding sequence ATGCCCGACTGGATTCTGCCCGTTGTCATTGTGATCGCGACCGTGTTCGCGATGGAATGGGTCGCGTGGGCGAGCCACAAATACATCATGCACGGCTGGGGATGGGGCTGGCACAGGGACCACCACGAACCGCACGACAACCTGTTGGAGAAGAACGACCTCTATGCCATCGTCGGCGCAGCGATGAGCATTTCAATGTTCGCCGTGGGCAGCCCGATGATCATGGAGGCTTCTGCTTGGTGGCCGGGCACGTGGATCGGCCTCGGCATTCTGTTCTACGGGATCATCTACACATTGGTTCACGACGGGTTGGTGCATCAGCGCTATTTCCGATGGGTGCCCAAGCGCGGATATGCAAAGCGTCTGGTGCAGGCGCACAAGCTGCATCATGCAACGATCGGTAAAGAGGGCGGCGTGAGCTTTGGTTTCGTCCTCGCCCGCGACCCTGTGAAGCTGAAGGCCGAACTTAAACGTCAGCGAGAGGCCGGAATTGCCGTGGTGCGGGACAGCGCCGGGGCGTAA
- the pspB gene encoding envelope stress response membrane protein PspB: MGEEAIIIPMIVIGLPWLILHYITRWKTAATITTDDEVLLEELYSLAKRLDERMDTVERLVASDNPDFQPKRLIADQDRDNQQLRELENLLAEKKGSAR; the protein is encoded by the coding sequence ATGGGTGAAGAAGCCATTATCATCCCTATGATCGTTATCGGCCTGCCCTGGCTGATCCTGCACTACATCACGCGCTGGAAGACGGCAGCGACGATCACCACCGACGACGAAGTGCTGCTGGAAGAGCTCTACAGCCTCGCCAAACGCCTCGACGAGCGGATGGATACGGTCGAACGACTGGTTGCCTCCGACAACCCCGATTTCCAGCCGAAGCGCCTGATCGCCGATCAGGACCGCGATAACCAGCAGCTGCGCGAGCTTGAGAACCTGCTCGCAGAAAAGAAAGGAAGTGCACGATGA
- a CDS encoding acyl-CoA thioesterase, with protein sequence MSAVPPAKPFAFPIKVLPEDIDFMGHVNNARYLNWVQDAVLAHWRKLAPAEEVAAKAWVALKHEITYRKPAFLEDDVIAQTVLEHFQGARAFYHTVISRGEEVLAEVKSSWCCIDAETLRPARIGDHMRAFFFPRD encoded by the coding sequence ATGTCAGCAGTGCCGCCAGCCAAACCCTTCGCATTCCCCATCAAGGTCCTTCCCGAGGACATCGATTTCATGGGGCATGTAAACAATGCGCGTTACCTCAACTGGGTGCAGGATGCTGTCCTGGCGCACTGGCGCAAGTTGGCGCCTGCTGAAGAGGTTGCAGCGAAGGCCTGGGTCGCGCTGAAGCACGAGATTACCTATCGCAAGCCGGCGTTTCTCGAAGATGACGTCATCGCCCAAACGGTGCTCGAACATTTCCAGGGTGCACGGGCATTCTATCACACGGTCATCAGCCGGGGTGAGGAAGTGCTAGCAGAGGTGAAGTCGAGCTGGTGCTGCATCGATGCAGAGACATTGCGACCGGCACGAATTGGCGATCACATGCGCGCCTTCTTTTTCCCGCGCGACTAA
- the pspF gene encoding phage shock protein operon transcriptional activator — translation MERENQFIGQSGAFLDAVERTSRAAPMNRPILVIGERGTGKELIAERLHRLSTRWDEPLVTMNCAALPETLIEAELFGHEAGAFTGATKARAGRFEEADKGTLFLDELGTLSMGAQERLLRAVEYGEVTRIGASRPIRVDVRIVAATNDDLPTLAERGEFRADLLDRLSFEVITLPPLRVREGDVPVLADYFGRRMAAELAWHDWPGFAPHVAAELENHQWPGNVRELRNVVERAVYRWDDSGQPIGHVQFDPFESPWKPFAPNHRKQSNNAAEVTATPAPVVAPDLDQIDDLRAAVDDHEKRIVEHALGKHRWNQRQTAKALGLSYDQLRHCIKKHGLSE, via the coding sequence ATGGAGCGGGAAAATCAGTTTATTGGTCAATCCGGAGCGTTTCTCGACGCAGTGGAACGGACCTCTCGTGCCGCACCAATGAACCGTCCGATCCTGGTGATCGGAGAGCGAGGCACGGGCAAGGAACTGATCGCCGAGCGCCTTCATCGCCTGTCCACCCGCTGGGACGAACCGCTCGTCACCATGAACTGCGCCGCCTTGCCGGAAACGCTGATCGAAGCTGAACTGTTCGGTCACGAAGCGGGGGCATTCACCGGTGCTACCAAGGCTCGCGCCGGAAGGTTCGAGGAAGCCGACAAAGGCACGCTATTTCTCGACGAACTGGGCACTTTGTCGATGGGTGCGCAGGAACGCCTGCTTCGCGCCGTCGAGTATGGCGAGGTTACGCGCATTGGCGCTTCCCGTCCGATCCGGGTCGATGTTCGCATCGTTGCTGCGACGAATGACGATTTGCCTACTCTGGCAGAGCGCGGTGAGTTTCGTGCCGACTTGCTCGATCGCCTCAGTTTCGAAGTCATCACGCTGCCGCCGCTCAGGGTGCGGGAAGGGGACGTCCCGGTGCTGGCCGACTATTTCGGACGCCGGATGGCGGCCGAACTGGCGTGGCACGATTGGCCCGGTTTTGCACCGCATGTGGCGGCCGAACTCGAAAACCATCAATGGCCGGGTAATGTGCGCGAGCTTCGCAATGTCGTGGAGCGGGCGGTCTACCGCTGGGATGATTCCGGCCAGCCTATCGGCCATGTCCAGTTCGATCCGTTCGAAAGCCCGTGGAAGCCGTTTGCGCCCAATCACCGCAAGCAATCCAACAATGCCGCCGAAGTCACGGCGACTCCAGCGCCGGTTGTTGCGCCGGATCTCGATCAGATCGACGATCTGCGCGCGGCAGTGGACGACCATGAGAAGCGGATCGTTGAACATGCCTTGGGCAAGCATCGCTGGAACCAGCGGCAGACTGCAAAGGCTTTGGGCCTTTCCTATGATCAGTTACGCCATTGCATCAAGAAGCACGGGCTGAGCGAATAG
- a CDS encoding YbaN family protein, whose product MRPIYSALGFLAVGLGIIGAFLPIMPTVPFLLLAVYFFARSNPEWEQKILDHPTWGPQVLDWRERRAISRRAKTMAIGAMATGAVVTYFTLGHPWYWISVAILVIAGSWIATRNE is encoded by the coding sequence ATGCGGCCAATTTACAGCGCTCTGGGCTTTCTTGCCGTAGGACTTGGGATCATCGGCGCTTTCCTGCCGATCATGCCTACCGTGCCGTTCCTGTTGCTGGCGGTCTATTTCTTCGCCCGCAGCAATCCCGAATGGGAACAGAAGATTCTCGACCATCCGACCTGGGGACCGCAAGTTCTTGATTGGCGCGAGCGCCGCGCCATCAGTCGCCGCGCAAAGACCATGGCGATCGGCGCGATGGCGACCGGTGCGGTCGTAACCTACTTCACGCTCGGCCATCCCTGGTACTGGATTTCGGTTGCCATACTGGTGATCGCGGGAAGCTGGATCGCCACGCGCAACGAATAG
- a CDS encoding type II secretion system protein GspD → MASRAQVVPSVLEEMTVVTQDDESATFILRFSPREPRIAIVENNPTRPELVMATTLKTGRTKDRQSFRGIVRQLQFFRQDGSLILRFDTALPATVKSELVGNNAVQVRVQRVSDEEVLGSRPIGSEGEDVVPQQELNRGPVDAWQPGDSYELVMLKYADVSEVIGLLTEGVEIQPNDVFIRREPGFGSPGATQQNNYISPPQQVQREEQPLGQNFGNGLAVDRRLNAIWVTGSPERIERVKRQIALIDVPVDSVILETQFVELTESGARNLGIDFTNQNGQIAVGTATRGSYNPFGIDLTDILLSGQLQAAINAQIQKGEGRIVSRPRIAAQSGSTAKIITGDALPILTSIQLSGVNGVSQQVQYVNVGVTLQIAPRVSSDGYITSKIYGVVSSVTGFSQGYPTISQREAETSASVRDGETFVIGGLTQENVLTTKSKIPLLGDLPLVGAAFRNERSTSTKTELYIVITPRIVRHRRFEQLQSGEMDSETSEVEMDRFSQ, encoded by the coding sequence GTGGCTTCACGCGCGCAGGTCGTCCCGTCGGTTCTCGAAGAAATGACGGTCGTTACGCAGGACGATGAAAGCGCGACTTTCATCCTCCGCTTCTCTCCGCGAGAGCCGCGCATCGCGATCGTCGAGAACAATCCGACCAGGCCAGAACTGGTCATGGCAACGACATTGAAGACCGGGCGGACCAAGGACCGGCAGAGCTTCCGTGGGATCGTTCGCCAGCTGCAGTTCTTTCGTCAGGACGGCAGCCTGATCCTTCGCTTCGATACGGCATTGCCGGCTACGGTTAAAAGCGAGCTTGTCGGCAACAACGCGGTCCAGGTGCGAGTCCAGCGGGTCAGCGACGAGGAAGTGCTCGGCAGCCGCCCAATCGGATCGGAAGGCGAGGATGTCGTCCCCCAGCAGGAGCTCAATCGCGGTCCGGTCGATGCATGGCAGCCCGGCGATTCTTACGAGCTGGTAATGCTCAAATATGCCGATGTGTCGGAGGTTATCGGCCTGCTGACTGAAGGCGTCGAGATTCAGCCGAACGATGTCTTCATTCGACGCGAACCGGGTTTCGGGTCGCCCGGAGCGACGCAGCAGAACAACTACATTAGTCCGCCCCAGCAGGTGCAACGGGAAGAGCAGCCGCTTGGCCAGAATTTCGGAAACGGACTGGCCGTTGACCGGCGATTGAATGCAATCTGGGTTACCGGCTCGCCCGAGAGGATCGAGCGGGTAAAGCGTCAGATCGCACTGATCGATGTGCCCGTCGACAGCGTCATTCTGGAAACCCAGTTCGTGGAATTGACGGAAAGCGGCGCGCGCAATCTGGGGATCGATTTCACCAACCAGAACGGCCAGATCGCCGTGGGGACGGCGACACGCGGATCATACAATCCGTTCGGGATCGATCTTACCGACATTCTATTGTCGGGCCAGCTGCAGGCGGCGATCAACGCCCAGATACAGAAGGGCGAGGGCCGCATTGTATCGCGCCCGCGGATTGCGGCGCAGAGCGGTTCCACTGCCAAAATCATTACCGGCGATGCGCTTCCCATCCTGACTTCGATCCAGTTGTCAGGCGTCAACGGCGTTTCGCAGCAGGTTCAATATGTGAACGTGGGTGTGACGTTGCAGATTGCGCCGCGCGTCAGCAGCGATGGCTACATCACGTCCAAGATATACGGCGTCGTCTCTTCGGTTACGGGCTTCAGCCAGGGCTACCCGACGATCAGCCAGCGCGAGGCTGAGACGAGTGCTTCGGTGCGCGATGGTGAAACCTTCGTCATCGGCGGTCTGACCCAGGAAAACGTGCTCACCACGAAATCGAAAATCCCGCTCCTGGGGGATCTGCCCCTGGTAGGCGCGGCTTTCCGGAACGAGCGTTCGACCAGCACCAAGACCGAACTCTACATCGTCATCACGCCGCGGATTGTGCGCCACCGCCGCTTCGAGCAATTGCAGAGCGGCGAAATGGACTCGGAAACATCGGAAGTTGAAATGGACCGATTCAGTCAGTAA
- the pspC gene encoding envelope stress response membrane protein PspC — protein sequence MNSPRTTLYRDKFNAKLLGVCSGIADYTGVNVMWVRLGAIALTVMGAAPLVIPGYFIAGILLNKKPSHLYVDQDEQRYWQRVRQSPKRTAREIRARFRDVDRRLADVETYYVSSNPRLNAEIERLR from the coding sequence ATGAACAGCCCCCGCACCACGCTTTACCGCGACAAGTTCAATGCGAAGCTGCTGGGCGTCTGTTCGGGCATCGCGGACTACACCGGCGTCAACGTGATGTGGGTCCGCCTCGGCGCGATCGCACTCACAGTGATGGGCGCTGCGCCGCTGGTCATCCCGGGCTATTTCATCGCCGGCATCCTGCTGAACAAGAAGCCTTCGCACCTTTATGTCGACCAGGACGAACAGCGTTACTGGCAGCGCGTGCGGCAGAGCCCGAAACGCACCGCCCGTGAAATCCGCGCTCGGTTCCGCGACGTCGATCGCCGCCTGGCCGATGTCGAAACCTACTATGTTTCGAGCAATCCGCGCCTGAACGCCGAAATCGAACGCCTGCGCTGA
- the pspA gene encoding phage shock protein PspA encodes MTKPTPNTELGPESSVPPESKTGDAFSSPGASAPAQTPPGKRLSRLDAEIERLRRSPTPTQSTRSDAEDEKTADNFLNGVAFMGIFSRTRDIIAANFNDMLDKADDPAKMIRMIILEMEETLVEVRASAARTIADQKEMHRHIVKLDRLQADWGEKAQLALSKDREDLARAALVERKKAADMADQLKQEIAVLDDALRAYEADIQKLQNRLREARSRQTAIAARLESAENRVKLRTLMSTERTDEALARFDQLERRVDYAEGRAEALSIADQSGKPSLADEIAALEGSDKIDEELEELKRALGKGSAEKED; translated from the coding sequence ATGACCAAGCCTACCCCCAATACCGAACTTGGGCCGGAGAGCTCAGTCCCCCCCGAAAGCAAGACGGGTGACGCTTTTTCCAGTCCCGGCGCATCCGCTCCGGCCCAAACCCCTCCCGGCAAGCGCCTGTCGCGGCTGGATGCGGAGATCGAACGGCTGCGCCGCAGCCCGACCCCGACCCAGTCCACGCGCAGCGATGCCGAAGACGAAAAGACTGCAGACAACTTTCTCAATGGAGTAGCCTTCATGGGCATTTTCAGCCGAACCCGTGATATTATCGCCGCCAATTTCAACGACATGCTCGACAAGGCCGACGACCCGGCCAAGATGATCCGCATGATCATCCTCGAGATGGAGGAAACGCTGGTGGAAGTCCGGGCGAGCGCCGCCCGCACGATCGCGGACCAGAAGGAAATGCACCGCCATATCGTGAAGCTCGATCGTTTGCAGGCCGACTGGGGTGAAAAGGCCCAGCTTGCCCTTAGCAAGGATCGCGAAGACCTGGCGCGCGCAGCGCTGGTAGAACGGAAGAAGGCGGCCGACATGGCCGACCAGCTGAAGCAGGAAATCGCCGTGCTCGACGATGCGCTGCGAGCCTACGAAGCCGACATCCAGAAGTTGCAGAACCGCCTGCGCGAAGCTCGCAGCCGCCAGACCGCGATCGCCGCGCGCCTCGAAAGCGCCGAGAACCGCGTCAAGCTGCGCACGCTGATGAGCACCGAACGCACCGACGAGGCACTGGCCCGTTTCGACCAGCTCGAACGCCGCGTCGATTACGCCGAAGGACGCGCCGAAGCGCTGAGCATTGCCGACCAGTCGGGCAAGCCGAGCCTGGCAGACGAAATTGCCGCGCTCGAAGGCTCGGACAAGATCGATGAAGAATTGGAAGAACTGAAAAGAGCGCTGGGCAAAGGCAGCGCCGAGAAGGAGGACTAA
- a CDS encoding SufE family protein, with protein sequence MRSLDDIREEYEFLEGDERYRLLIELGRELDPMPDALKTDATLVRGCSASVWVYPTGEAEKLHFLADSNAAITKGIVALVVAAVQDKPAAEVAAMDVTGALEPFDLKNQLSSNRTQGVPNMISLVKEHAARIAGG encoded by the coding sequence ATGCGTAGTCTCGACGATATCCGTGAAGAATATGAATTCCTCGAAGGCGACGAGCGTTATCGCCTGCTGATCGAGCTGGGGCGCGAACTCGACCCCATGCCCGATGCGCTAAAGACCGATGCCACACTCGTCAGGGGCTGTTCGGCAAGCGTCTGGGTCTATCCCACGGGCGAGGCCGAAAAGCTGCACTTCCTGGCCGACAGCAATGCCGCGATCACCAAGGGTATAGTCGCGCTGGTCGTTGCCGCCGTACAGGACAAGCCCGCTGCCGAAGTCGCTGCGATGGATGTCACCGGTGCGCTCGAGCCGTTCGACCTCAAGAACCAGCTGTCATCCAACCGGACTCAGGGGGTCCCGAACATGATCTCGCTGGTCAAGGAGCACGCCGCCCGGATCGCCGGGGGCTGA